One Paralichthys olivaceus isolate ysfri-2021 chromosome 8, ASM2471397v2, whole genome shotgun sequence genomic region harbors:
- the LOC109637778 gene encoding perilipin-2-like isoform X4, which yields MPMNNNQKTQNAAVRLSKLPLVHTACVTLSLLYADTKHNHPNLKAVCEVLENTVTVLCSVASERVSPVIVQLEPQISSANGVACKSLDWLETTFPVLHTPTEQIVATAKNRMHEIQEVMSIAANGTVDCVQHTVTWVMERMQQAGDGTTHTVVERAVSVASEGLDSALSVAEALVDQVLPPNEEDKKAAAAAAAHSVRGFEAATLGRRFPVRLVSLTVKLCRRTCYVVGAKMHSVQVCCRGDVVLVISSGSGRSDVVADLGMEPPGAASVPAASGCVCAFLYLSDVQPKLPNTRSKPVRSNYK from the exons ATGCCGATGAACAACAACCAG AAGACGCAGaatgctgctgtcagactctCCAAGCTGCCTTTGGTTCACACAGCTTGTGTGACACTGTCCCTCCTGTACGCCGACACTAAACACAACCACCCAAACCTGAAGGCTGTGTGTGAGGTGCTGGAGAACACTGTGACAGTTTTATGCTCAGTAGCCAGTGAGAGGGTTTCACCTGTCATTGTTCAACTGGAGCCCCAGA TTTCCAGTGCAAATGGTGTGGCTTGTAAAAGTCTGGACTGGCTGGAGACCACATTCCCTGTGCTTCACACCCCCACTGAGCAG ATTGTTGCCACGGCCAAGAACAGGATGCACGAGATCCAGGAAGTGATGAGCATCGCAGCCAACGGGACCGTGGACTGCGTACAGCACACAGTCACATGGGTGATGGAGCGGATGCAGCAGGCTGGCGACGGGACCACCCACACTGTGGTGGAGAGAGCCGTCAGTGTGGCCAGTGAGGGACTGGACTCAGCTCTGAGCGTGGCGGAGGCCCTGGTGGATCAAGTACTTCCTCCAAACGAGGAAGACAAAA aagcagcagcagcagcagcagctcactcGGTGCGGGGCTTCGAGGCAGCTACACTAGGGAGACGTTTCCCCGTGCGACTGGTTTCTCTCACTGTCAAACTGTGTCGGAGGACCTGCTACGTGGTGGGGGCCAAGATGCACTCAGTTCAGGTGTGCT GTCGTGGAGACGTTGTCTTGGTCATCAGTTCTGGTTCAGGACGTTCAGATGTCGTGGCTGACTTGGGTATGGAGCCTCCGGGGGCTGCCTCAGTACCTGCAGCATCAGGCTGTGTCTGtgcttttctttatctctcaGATGTACAACCTAAACTTCCCAACACCAGATCAAAACCAGTCAGGTCAAATTACAAGTGA
- the LOC109637778 gene encoding perilipin-2-like isoform X3 yields the protein MPMNNNQKTQNAAVRLSKLPLVHTACVTLSLLYADTKHNHPNLKAVCEVLENTVTVLCSVASERVSPVIVQLEPQISSANGVACKSLDWLETTFPVLHTPTEQIVATAKNRMHEIQEVMSIAANGTVDCVQHTVTWVMERMQQAGDGTTHTVVERAVSVASEGLDSALSVAEALVDQVLPPNEEDKTAAAAAHSVRGFEAATLGRRFPVRLVSLTVKLCRRTCYVVGAKMHSVQVVETLSWSSVLVQDVQMSWLTWVWSLRGLPQYLQHQAVSVLFFISQMYNLNFPTPDQNQSGQITSDVNATKVSSLHKDVVQAPSQASPPTK from the exons ATGCCGATGAACAACAACCAG AAGACGCAGaatgctgctgtcagactctCCAAGCTGCCTTTGGTTCACACAGCTTGTGTGACACTGTCCCTCCTGTACGCCGACACTAAACACAACCACCCAAACCTGAAGGCTGTGTGTGAGGTGCTGGAGAACACTGTGACAGTTTTATGCTCAGTAGCCAGTGAGAGGGTTTCACCTGTCATTGTTCAACTGGAGCCCCAGA TTTCCAGTGCAAATGGTGTGGCTTGTAAAAGTCTGGACTGGCTGGAGACCACATTCCCTGTGCTTCACACCCCCACTGAGCAG ATTGTTGCCACGGCCAAGAACAGGATGCACGAGATCCAGGAAGTGATGAGCATCGCAGCCAACGGGACCGTGGACTGCGTACAGCACACAGTCACATGGGTGATGGAGCGGATGCAGCAGGCTGGCGACGGGACCACCCACACTGTGGTGGAGAGAGCCGTCAGTGTGGCCAGTGAGGGACTGGACTCAGCTCTGAGCGTGGCGGAGGCCCTGGTGGATCAAGTACTTCCTCCAAACGAGGAAGACAAAA cagcagcagcagcagctcactcGGTGCGGGGCTTCGAGGCAGCTACACTAGGGAGACGTTTCCCCGTGCGACTGGTTTCTCTCACTGTCAAACTGTGTCGGAGGACCTGCTACGTGGTGGGGGCCAAGATGCACTCAGTTCAG GTCGTGGAGACGTTGTCTTGGTCATCAGTTCTGGTTCAGGACGTTCAGATGTCGTGGCTGACTTGGGTATGGAGCCTCCGGGGGCTGCCTCAGTACCTGCAGCATCAGGCTGTGTCTGtgcttttctttatctctcaGATGTACAACCTAAACTTCCCAACACCAGATCAAAACCAGTCAGGTCAAATTACAAGTGATGTCAATGCAACCAAGGTCTCCTCTCTTCACAAGGACGTGGTGCAGGCCCCCTCACAGGCTTCACCCCCGACCAAATGA
- the rps6 gene encoding small ribosomal subunit protein eS6 has product MKLNISFPATGCQKLIEVDDERKLRTFYEKRMATEVAADPLGDEWKGYVVRISGGNDKQGFPMKQGVLTHGRVRLLLSKGHSCYRPRRTGERKRKSVRGCIVDANLSVLNLVIVKKGEKDIPGLTDSTVPRRLGPKRASKIRKLFNLAKEDDVRQYVVRRPLSKEGKKPRTKAPRIQRLVTPRVLQHKRRRISLKRQRTQKNKEEASEYAKLLAKRMKEAKEKRQEQIAKRRRLSSLRASTSKSESSQK; this is encoded by the exons ATGAAG CTGAACATCTCTTTCCCCGCTACTGGCTGCCAGAAGCTGATTGAAGTCGACGATGAGCGCAAGCTGCGAACCTTCTATGAGAAGCGTATGGCCACTGAGGTGGCTGCTGACCCTCTGGGAGATGAGTGGAAG GGTTATGTGGTTCGCATCAGCGGAGGCAACGACAAGCAGGGCTTCCCCATGAAGCAGGGTGTGCTGACCCATGGCCGTGTGCGCCTGCTGCTCAGCAAGGGCCACTCCTGCTACCGTCCCCGCAGGACTGGCGAGCGTAAGCGCAAGTCTGTCCGTGGTTGCATCGTTGATGCCAACCTCAGCGTTCTCAACTTGGTCATCGTGAAGAAAG GTGAGAAGGACATTCCCGGGCTGACCGACAGCACTGTCCCTCGCCGTCTTGGTCCTAAAAGGGCCAGCAAGATCCGCAAGCTCTTCAACCTGGCTAAGGAAGATGATGTGAGGCAGTATGTTGTGAGGAGACCCCTGTCTAAAGAAG GCAAGAAGCCCAGAACTAAGGCTCCTAGGATCCAGAGACTGGTAACGCCTCGTGTGCTGCAGCACAAGCGTCGCCGCATTTCCCTCAAGAGACAGCGCacccagaaaaacaaagaggaggccTCTGAGTACGCCAAGCTGCTGGCCAAGAGGATGAAG GAGGCCAAGGAGAAGCGCCAAGAACAGATCGCCAAGAGGCGCCGTCTTTCTTCTCTGAGAGCATCCACATCCAAGTCAGAGTCCAGCCAGAAGTGA
- the LOC109637778 gene encoding perilipin-2-like isoform X1 gives MPMNNNQKTQNAAVRLSKLPLVHTACVTLSLLYADTKHNHPNLKAVCEVLENTVTVLCSVASERVSPVIVQLEPQISSANGVACKSLDWLETTFPVLHTPTEQIVATAKNRMHEIQEVMSIAANGTVDCVQHTVTWVMERMQQAGDGTTHTVVERAVSVASEGLDSALSVAEALVDQVLPPNEEDKKAAAAAAAHSVRGFEAATLGRRFPVRLVSLTVKLCRRTCYVVGAKMHSVQVVETLSWSSVLVQDVQMSWLTWVWSLRGLPQYLQHQAVSVLFFISQMYNLNFPTPDQNQSGQITSDVNATKVSSLHKDVVQAPSQASPPTK, from the exons ATGCCGATGAACAACAACCAG AAGACGCAGaatgctgctgtcagactctCCAAGCTGCCTTTGGTTCACACAGCTTGTGTGACACTGTCCCTCCTGTACGCCGACACTAAACACAACCACCCAAACCTGAAGGCTGTGTGTGAGGTGCTGGAGAACACTGTGACAGTTTTATGCTCAGTAGCCAGTGAGAGGGTTTCACCTGTCATTGTTCAACTGGAGCCCCAGA TTTCCAGTGCAAATGGTGTGGCTTGTAAAAGTCTGGACTGGCTGGAGACCACATTCCCTGTGCTTCACACCCCCACTGAGCAG ATTGTTGCCACGGCCAAGAACAGGATGCACGAGATCCAGGAAGTGATGAGCATCGCAGCCAACGGGACCGTGGACTGCGTACAGCACACAGTCACATGGGTGATGGAGCGGATGCAGCAGGCTGGCGACGGGACCACCCACACTGTGGTGGAGAGAGCCGTCAGTGTGGCCAGTGAGGGACTGGACTCAGCTCTGAGCGTGGCGGAGGCCCTGGTGGATCAAGTACTTCCTCCAAACGAGGAAGACAAAA aagcagcagcagcagcagcagctcactcGGTGCGGGGCTTCGAGGCAGCTACACTAGGGAGACGTTTCCCCGTGCGACTGGTTTCTCTCACTGTCAAACTGTGTCGGAGGACCTGCTACGTGGTGGGGGCCAAGATGCACTCAGTTCAG GTCGTGGAGACGTTGTCTTGGTCATCAGTTCTGGTTCAGGACGTTCAGATGTCGTGGCTGACTTGGGTATGGAGCCTCCGGGGGCTGCCTCAGTACCTGCAGCATCAGGCTGTGTCTGtgcttttctttatctctcaGATGTACAACCTAAACTTCCCAACACCAGATCAAAACCAGTCAGGTCAAATTACAAGTGATGTCAATGCAACCAAGGTCTCCTCTCTTCACAAGGACGTGGTGCAGGCCCCCTCACAGGCTTCACCCCCGACCAAATGA
- the LOC109637778 gene encoding perilipin-2-like isoform X2 codes for MPMNNNQKTQNAAVRLSKLPLVHTACVTLSLLYADTKHNHPNLKAVCEVLENTVTVLCSVASERVSPVIVQLEPQISSANGVACKSLDWLETTFPVLHTPTEQIVATAKNRMHEIQEVMSIAANGTVDCVQHTVTWVMERMQQAGDGTTHTVVERAVSVASEGLDSALSVAEALVDQVLPPNEEDKTAAAAAAHSVRGFEAATLGRRFPVRLVSLTVKLCRRTCYVVGAKMHSVQVVETLSWSSVLVQDVQMSWLTWVWSLRGLPQYLQHQAVSVLFFISQMYNLNFPTPDQNQSGQITSDVNATKVSSLHKDVVQAPSQASPPTK; via the exons ATGCCGATGAACAACAACCAG AAGACGCAGaatgctgctgtcagactctCCAAGCTGCCTTTGGTTCACACAGCTTGTGTGACACTGTCCCTCCTGTACGCCGACACTAAACACAACCACCCAAACCTGAAGGCTGTGTGTGAGGTGCTGGAGAACACTGTGACAGTTTTATGCTCAGTAGCCAGTGAGAGGGTTTCACCTGTCATTGTTCAACTGGAGCCCCAGA TTTCCAGTGCAAATGGTGTGGCTTGTAAAAGTCTGGACTGGCTGGAGACCACATTCCCTGTGCTTCACACCCCCACTGAGCAG ATTGTTGCCACGGCCAAGAACAGGATGCACGAGATCCAGGAAGTGATGAGCATCGCAGCCAACGGGACCGTGGACTGCGTACAGCACACAGTCACATGGGTGATGGAGCGGATGCAGCAGGCTGGCGACGGGACCACCCACACTGTGGTGGAGAGAGCCGTCAGTGTGGCCAGTGAGGGACTGGACTCAGCTCTGAGCGTGGCGGAGGCCCTGGTGGATCAAGTACTTCCTCCAAACGAGGAAGACAAAA cagcagcagcagcagcagctcactcGGTGCGGGGCTTCGAGGCAGCTACACTAGGGAGACGTTTCCCCGTGCGACTGGTTTCTCTCACTGTCAAACTGTGTCGGAGGACCTGCTACGTGGTGGGGGCCAAGATGCACTCAGTTCAG GTCGTGGAGACGTTGTCTTGGTCATCAGTTCTGGTTCAGGACGTTCAGATGTCGTGGCTGACTTGGGTATGGAGCCTCCGGGGGCTGCCTCAGTACCTGCAGCATCAGGCTGTGTCTGtgcttttctttatctctcaGATGTACAACCTAAACTTCCCAACACCAGATCAAAACCAGTCAGGTCAAATTACAAGTGATGTCAATGCAACCAAGGTCTCCTCTCTTCACAAGGACGTGGTGCAGGCCCCCTCACAGGCTTCACCCCCGACCAAATGA